From the genome of bacterium, one region includes:
- a CDS encoding flippase-like domain-containing protein yields MKRWLSFSIKISISIVLLGYLFYKIDVTGLKTSLANAQWGYVVLGLCVYIAGQVLNSYKWALLIKTKAVPIPFAKIVSYYFIGMFFNLFLPSIVGGDIPRGYYLYKDYGSRTKSKTNTDIAQLTVVESLSTVLMQRATGLLALIIIASLTYFFFFYNNPILTKPMQINLSILFICLLFGTLIGIAVMVKFKPTTAEAIPTGSQLKIFLNDVSSYLHHGKLFYYVILLSFIFQLLNILVNVIIGLALDVRIPFSYYYVAMPIIALLAAIPISFNGIGVRENAYVFFLGLVGVDKSVAFSFALLWLFIVIVSSLLGGPLFIFRKTESKRAEIRGQKSDVV; encoded by the coding sequence ATGAAACGTTGGCTGAGTTTCAGCATCAAAATATCGATTAGCATCGTTTTGCTCGGGTATCTCTTCTATAAAATTGATGTAACCGGATTGAAAACCTCATTAGCGAATGCACAATGGGGCTACGTCGTTCTCGGATTATGTGTATACATTGCCGGACAAGTTCTGAATAGTTATAAATGGGCATTGTTGATTAAAACAAAAGCGGTACCGATTCCCTTTGCTAAGATTGTTAGTTATTATTTTATCGGAATGTTTTTCAATTTATTTCTCCCATCAATTGTCGGCGGGGATATCCCGCGCGGATATTATTTATATAAAGATTACGGTTCGAGAACAAAGTCAAAGACTAATACAGATATAGCCCAGTTAACGGTAGTAGAATCATTAAGTACGGTTTTAATGCAGCGGGCAACCGGATTATTAGCGTTAATTATTATTGCTAGTTTAACCTATTTTTTCTTCTTTTATAATAATCCGATACTCACGAAACCGATGCAAATAAATTTATCGATACTATTCATCTGTCTTCTATTCGGAACCCTTATCGGAATAGCGGTGATGGTTAAGTTTAAACCTACAACCGCAGAGGCTATTCCAACAGGTTCGCAATTGAAAATATTCTTAAATGATGTCAGTAGTTATCTCCATCATGGTAAATTATTTTATTATGTCATTTTACTCTCATTCATTTTTCAGCTATTGAATATCTTAGTTAACGTTATTATCGGATTAGCATTAGATGTTCGAATACCTTTTTCCTATTATTATGTTGCAATGCCGATCATTGCATTACTAGCTGCGATTCCGATAAGTTTTAATGGGATCGGGGTTCGCGAGAACGCTTATGTTTTTTTCCTCGGGTTGGTTGGAGTCGATAAATCGGTTGCGTTTTCCTTTGCATTATTATGGTTATTTATCGTTATCGTTAGTAGTCTGCTCGGTGGACCGTTGTTTATATTCCGTAAAACAGAAAGTAAAAGGGCGGAAATAAGAGGTCAGAAGTCAGATGTTGTCTGA
- the der gene encoding ribosome biogenesis GTPase Der codes for MHPLVAIIGRPNVGKSVLFNRIVGKSIAIVDDMPGVTRDRLYAATDWAGREFTLIDTGGLIPSATTGIEAEVRKQAEVAIVEADVIIFVVDAKSGLDEEDKLAAELLRKQAKKVIIAVNKIDNPDDIGFTAPFYKLGLGEPIAISALHGMRINELLDQVIAHLPPEKKGKPKQEKIIKLAIVGRPNVGKSSILNAILGQERTIVSPHPGTTRDAIDTPFQYKQDNYLLIDTAGIRKRSKVEWGVESFGVIRAMRAIRRADIAALVLDAEIGVTEQDMKIASTIEQEGTSCVIVVNKWDLVEKDIAEGKLVFKEKDEGRKTKNENQSNRESPLPNRGLLISTAMKKFEDHLRSSLFFLNYAPVIYTSALTGQRVLKILDLVKAVHIERNKRISTSELNKFLASVIARKQPPELKGRQIKLFYITQVKTAPPVFVLFVNHPDDLPNSYQKYILNSLRESFGFIGTPVTIKLRERKRE; via the coding sequence ATGCATCCATTAGTTGCTATCATTGGACGACCAAACGTCGGTAAATCGGTTCTATTCAACCGGATAGTCGGGAAATCAATTGCAATTGTTGACGATATGCCGGGGGTAACGCGAGATCGGCTTTATGCTGCAACTGATTGGGCTGGTCGAGAGTTTACACTCATCGATACCGGGGGATTGATTCCGAGCGCAACTACTGGTATAGAAGCTGAGGTACGGAAACAGGCGGAAGTAGCTATCGTAGAAGCGGATGTTATCATTTTCGTCGTTGATGCGAAATCTGGCCTAGATGAAGAAGATAAACTCGCAGCAGAATTGCTCCGTAAACAAGCGAAAAAAGTTATCATTGCAGTGAATAAAATCGATAATCCGGATGATATTGGATTTACTGCACCATTTTATAAACTCGGATTGGGTGAGCCGATAGCGATTTCAGCATTGCATGGGATGAGAATAAACGAACTACTTGACCAAGTTATTGCGCATTTGCCACCCGAAAAAAAGGGGAAACCAAAACAGGAAAAAATCATTAAACTAGCGATTGTCGGCAGACCGAATGTCGGGAAGTCTTCTATTCTCAACGCTATTCTCGGGCAGGAACGAACTATCGTTAGCCCGCACCCGGGAACGACTCGGGATGCGATTGATACCCCGTTTCAGTATAAACAGGATAATTATCTGCTGATCGATACCGCTGGGATTCGGAAACGGTCGAAAGTCGAATGGGGTGTAGAAAGTTTCGGGGTGATTCGTGCGATGCGGGCGATTCGTCGAGCGGATATTGCGGCATTGGTTTTGGACGCAGAAATCGGTGTAACGGAACAGGATATGAAAATTGCGAGCACAATCGAACAGGAAGGAACCAGTTGCGTTATCGTAGTCAATAAATGGGATTTGGTTGAAAAAGATATCGCTGAAGGGAAACTGGTATTTAAGGAGAAAGATGAAGGACGAAAGACGAAAAACGAAAACCAAAGCAACCGCGAATCTCCCTTACCCAACCGTGGTCTTTTGATTTCAACTGCGATGAAGAAATTTGAAGACCATCTTCGCAGTAGTTTATTTTTTCTGAACTATGCACCGGTAATATACACTTCAGCATTAACTGGACAGCGAGTTCTGAAAATCCTCGATTTAGTTAAAGCGGTGCATATCGAGCGGAATAAACGGATTTCAACTTCCGAACTGAATAAATTTCTTGCATCGGTAATCGCACGAAAACAACCGCCAGAACTGAAAGGTAGACAGATTAAATTGTTTTATATCACTCAAGTTAAAACCGCACCGCCGGTATTCGTTCTGTTCGTAAATCATCCAGATGATCTACCGAACAGTTATCAGAAATATATCTTAAATTCGTTACGGGAATCGTTCGGGTTTATTGGTACACCCGTGACCATCAAACTCCGAGAACGAAAAAGAGAATAG
- the plsY gene encoding glycerol-3-phosphate 1-O-acyltransferase PlsY: protein MFIANFVLIIIIAYLLGSIPTGYWLGRMKGVDIRKFGSGNIGMTNVLRVLGKPYALLTFIVDVAKGTVAVTLLPWLFHTSEPWMKVLAGLAAVCGHNWTIFLKFKGGKGVATSAGVFLGLAWQPTLLVLGIFGIVLAISRYVSLGSLGAAVSFPILVVLVDQNILYIILSILLALFILVRHRSNIKRLLAGTENKFSLKKKP, encoded by the coding sequence ATGTTCATTGCTAATTTTGTTTTAATTATTATTATCGCTTATCTTCTCGGTTCGATTCCTACCGGATATTGGCTCGGGCGAATGAAAGGCGTTGATATCCGGAAGTTCGGCAGCGGAAATATCGGGATGACTAACGTTCTCCGAGTTCTCGGAAAACCGTATGCGCTGCTAACCTTTATTGTCGATGTCGCGAAAGGAACCGTTGCGGTAACTCTGCTTCCATGGTTATTCCATACTTCAGAACCATGGATGAAGGTTCTTGCTGGCTTAGCTGCGGTTTGCGGACATAACTGGACGATTTTCTTAAAGTTTAAAGGCGGGAAAGGGGTAGCAACCAGTGCCGGGGTTTTTCTCGGACTGGCTTGGCAACCGACTTTATTAGTTCTCGGTATATTTGGAATAGTATTAGCGATATCTAGGTATGTTTCACTCGGGTCACTCGGTGCTGCAGTTAGCTTCCCGATTCTGGTGGTTCTTGTTGATCAGAATATACTCTATATCATTCTTTCAATTCTGCTAGCGTTATTTATCCTCGTCCGGCATCGAAGTAATATCAAACGACTCCTTGCCGGAACGGAAAACAAATTCTCACTTAAGAAGAAACCCTAG
- a CDS encoding DUF1957 domain-containing protein, whose translation MPRTPIGYFAFVFHSHLPYVLGHGRWPHGTDWLNEATAETYIPLLDVLNELVENGISPKITINISPVLAEQLSDPEFKPEFVEYLKTKIAAAIADRSKFSAYHRGNLAHLAEFWQKFYERTLDHFQNKYQSDIVAEFRKLQDDGHIEIITCAATHGYFPLLSQDTSIQAQVKCALAAHQRHFGKLPRGIWLPECAYRPRYMWTPPVPSAAGKRPYMRKGVEEFLSENGLNFFIIDSHLLKGGKAIGVYLQRFEALKKLWGVFASQYQILPEDEEKSPYQAYLVSSYPEGKKPVAVLTRDPKSGLQVWSGEWGYPGDGNYLDFHKKHFPGGHRYWKVTSAKADLADKQEYDPVMAMQRVPENANHFVELIQTLLVEEYNRAGKPGILCAPFDTELFGHWWFEGPQWVKQVLKKIAETAEQTGIYLTTASEYLDIAKPQMVISIPEGSWGEGGFHYIWLNEWTTWTWKHIYDAEIEMQDLLELYSRTQRPALQEVLKQAARELLLLQSSDWQFLISTWSARDYAEMRVSEHYTNFARLRDLAIRIGEGEEIDAGEWIFLQDCQKQNRIFPEIDLNWFKNVEYPA comes from the coding sequence ATGCCGAGAACACCGATAGGGTATTTTGCATTTGTCTTTCATTCTCATCTGCCGTATGTTTTAGGACACGGTCGTTGGCCGCATGGAACCGATTGGTTAAATGAAGCGACCGCTGAAACGTATATCCCGCTGTTAGATGTTTTAAACGAGCTCGTTGAAAATGGCATATCTCCCAAAATAACTATTAATATCTCGCCAGTTCTTGCCGAGCAATTATCCGACCCGGAATTCAAACCTGAATTTGTCGAGTATTTGAAAACTAAAATTGCAGCGGCGATTGCCGACCGGAGCAAATTCAGTGCGTATCATCGCGGTAACCTAGCGCATCTCGCTGAATTCTGGCAGAAGTTCTATGAACGAACACTCGATCATTTCCAGAATAAATATCAATCGGATATTGTCGCTGAATTCCGCAAACTGCAGGATGACGGACATATTGAAATCATCACCTGCGCAGCTACCCATGGATATTTCCCATTGTTAAGTCAGGATACTAGCATTCAAGCGCAGGTCAAGTGCGCGCTCGCTGCGCATCAGCGACATTTTGGGAAACTGCCACGCGGAATTTGGCTTCCCGAATGCGCATATCGCCCGCGGTATATGTGGACGCCTCCAGTTCCGTCAGCGGCTGGAAAACGGCCGTATATGCGAAAAGGAGTTGAAGAGTTCCTATCCGAGAATGGATTAAATTTCTTTATTATCGATTCGCATTTATTAAAAGGTGGGAAAGCGATTGGCGTGTATCTGCAACGGTTTGAAGCGTTAAAAAAACTCTGGGGCGTTTTCGCTAGTCAATATCAGATACTACCGGAAGATGAGGAGAAATCGCCGTATCAAGCGTATTTAGTCAGTTCGTATCCGGAAGGGAAAAAGCCGGTAGCGGTGTTAACTCGCGACCCGAAATCCGGCTTGCAGGTTTGGTCCGGTGAATGGGGGTATCCTGGCGATGGAAATTATCTTGATTTTCATAAAAAACATTTTCCGGGTGGACATCGGTATTGGAAAGTAACTTCTGCGAAAGCGGATTTAGCGGATAAACAAGAATATGACCCGGTTATGGCAATGCAGCGGGTACCAGAAAATGCTAACCATTTTGTCGAATTAATTCAAACGCTCCTGGTTGAAGAATATAACCGAGCTGGTAAACCGGGAATACTTTGTGCGCCGTTTGATACCGAGCTATTCGGGCATTGGTGGTTTGAAGGACCGCAATGGGTCAAACAAGTTCTCAAGAAAATCGCTGAAACTGCGGAACAGACCGGGATATATCTCACCACGGCTAGCGAATATCTTGATATCGCGAAACCACAAATGGTTATCTCGATTCCGGAAGGGTCGTGGGGAGAAGGTGGATTCCATTATATCTGGTTAAATGAATGGACTACGTGGACTTGGAAACATATCTATGATGCTGAAATCGAAATGCAGGATTTGTTAGAACTATATAGTCGAACGCAACGTCCAGCATTACAAGAAGTATTAAAACAAGCAGCTCGGGAATTGTTATTACTGCAAAGTTCAGACTGGCAGTTTTTAATTTCGACATGGTCAGCGCGAGATTATGCGGAGATGCGGGTAAGTGAACATTATACCAATTTCGCTCGGTTGCGGGATTTAGCGATTCGAATTGGTGAAGGTGAAGAAATTGATGCTGGAGAATGGATATTTTTGCAGGATTGTCAGAAGCAGAACCGGATATTCCCGGAAATAGACTTAAATTGGTTTAAAAACGTTGAATATCCCGCGTAG
- a CDS encoding PTS sugar transporter subunit IIA, which produces MKIANILQENLINLNIQSKEKLDAIKELVDLVASAKEITDKEEFLKTIIEREELETTGIGDGIAIPHGRTDTIKELVIAFGRSETGVDFKSLDNNPAYLLFLIASPQNASGIYLRTLAKISRLLKNYDFRRALRAAKTPKEIIELFNIAEQE; this is translated from the coding sequence ATGAAAATCGCGAATATCCTGCAAGAGAATCTCATCAATCTTAATATCCAAAGTAAAGAGAAATTAGACGCTATAAAAGAATTAGTTGACCTGGTTGCGAGCGCAAAAGAAATAACTGATAAAGAAGAATTTCTTAAAACCATAATTGAACGAGAAGAATTGGAAACGACGGGTATTGGGGATGGCATCGCGATTCCCCATGGAAGAACGGATACGATTAAAGAGTTAGTGATAGCGTTCGGTCGGTCGGAAACTGGGGTAGACTTTAAATCGTTAGATAACAATCCTGCGTATCTGTTGTTCCTCATTGCGTCACCGCAGAATGCGAGTGGTATCTATTTAAGAACGTTAGCGAAAATATCGCGTCTGCTTAAAAACTACGATTTTCGTCGAGCGCTACGCGCGGCGAAAACTCCGAAAGAGATTATTGAATTATTTAATATTGCTGAACAAGAATAA
- a CDS encoding C4-type zinc ribbon domain-containing protein, producing METQTVSSKSGPAKPSTIKTLLTAIIRLQNLDLEIEIFDKELALTSDETSRKELDEVRRSHLKEREQVQNVIRNNIINDLSLLSRIERLQKRYNGFAVVPVVENACYGCRVIVSSRLIVALQKAERLVYCENCGRILYLLDPQKMVIKEQPKPKSKRGRKPKYKTQTPL from the coding sequence ATGGAGACACAAACCGTTTCATCAAAATCAGGACCAGCTAAACCTTCAACCATAAAAACGTTACTTACTGCAATTATTCGGTTACAAAACCTCGATTTAGAAATTGAAATCTTTGATAAAGAACTTGCCTTAACTTCCGACGAAACGAGTAGAAAAGAACTCGATGAAGTTCGTCGATCTCATCTCAAAGAACGAGAACAAGTACAAAATGTTATTCGGAATAATATTATTAACGATTTATCGTTACTATCCCGTATTGAACGGCTCCAGAAACGATATAACGGGTTTGCGGTGGTTCCAGTGGTAGAAAATGCTTGTTATGGATGTCGCGTGATTGTGTCTTCGCGATTGATTGTTGCGCTGCAAAAAGCAGAACGGCTAGTCTATTGTGAGAATTGCGGTCGTATCCTCTACTTACTTGACCCGCAGAAAATGGTGATTAAAGAACAACCGAAACCGAAATCAAAACGCGGGCGGAAACCGAAATATAAAACCCAGACGCCGTTATAA